The DNA sequence tccacaatccttaaaaatgaggaatgaagtgGGCATCCTAATTTTTTAAGGGATGTCATATTCCTTATATTGATAGCTTAGTACACCATATAGGGAAGCTGAGATGCTCTTAATACACAGCAGACACGGGTGGAGCCGAGGTTAGTGGGACCAACCAACTTTTAATATTTGCTAATTTTGAAAGCAGGATCCTCTTCACAAATGCTGATGCAGGAGTTAACCTCCACCGGAGTTGCTCTAACAACTCAGCAACGGCGGGGTCTCCAGCCTTGTACTCACAAATCAAATGTGGCATTACTAGCTAGAGAGACCGATAAAGTCCAGAAGTATGCAAACATACATCATTAAGGTTTGAGGGAATAACATTTTTAGCTaataatttaagtaaaataGTAACGCATAGACGATTCAGAAAGATTACATCAATACcggtattttatttcatttaaaaagaTTACAAACGTTACAGAATGAAGTTGCTCATTAAAACaaagtacaaaaaaaaaaagttgcaaTTTTGTCGTCCACTCATAAAATTATGAAGTTGAGGCATCTCTCCTTCTCTTCCCATAAATTTAAAAACGACAGATTATTGTAACACGGTGGAGAGTTCAGCTTAGTTAGCAATGAGGTAGGCCTCGATAGCTTTGAAGAGAGCCGTGTTCTGAGCATCTGCAAACTTGATGTTCTCTTCAGGAACCACGGCATCGCCTTTGGTGTGGAATATGGCCGTGGTCTTGGTAATGCTACCTCCGTCAGCAGTTGGCACAACTACGAGATGGGTTTCAATGGATTCGATGAACCCTAGAAGGATGTCTCCATCAATGACTGTGGAATCGTATGTCAGGGCTTCCTTGTTAACTGCATCAGTTCTAACCGTCATTGTGGTGATCGGGCTACCTGCAGcagaattatatatgtattcaaaaaaaattatttactgTACAATGTCGGGAAATAATCCCCTTCAAATTAATATGATATCAGATATAATACATCGAGAAGATGGAGTTGGATATATAACTAACCTTCGGGAAGGGTGATAATTCTGACGGTTCCAGCTCCGCCATCTCCTTTGACCTCGACACTCTTGTAAGCTCCAGGGGCAGCCTTGGGAATAACTGTGTCAACATCAAGGACAATGCCGCTGAATATTTTCTCCGCGGAGACTGAAGAAGTGATCTCGAGTGAATGGCTCTGAGCACCCATGATATTTAGAATGTTTTTGCTGAAAATTAGTGGAAAGATTAAGCTCAAGGTTTGTGGTGTAAGATTGATGTGATGATAGTAGAGCACCAAGAGCACCTATTTATAGTACGCTAACATCTCAATGTTGAGGCgttgataaatattataatgtattttttaattttaaagtttaGAATAGGATTCCAATTTGCTGAAAGATAAGTTAAAGCAATGTTTGTTGAAAATAAATGTACTCTAGAAAGCATTCACTAGTTTAAGTTGAAAGGTCATAAATGTACACCGGACAGACATTGTTCAAACAATCCACTGTTTGCTCAATAAACTTCCCCTGCTCAATAACTaaaacgaattttctatggtgtgtccATGGACACgcaatagtcactaactttcatgaaaatactagcttttgattggtggatgagtaATAAATGTTAATAGTCCCTCTGGattcacaccaattccaccaatcaaaacaagcttTTTTCATGAAAGTACGTGCTTATTGTGTGCttttgggcacacattagaaagaccgtaactaaaaataagttgtaaaaAAACTACAAGAATTTAATTCAACTTCTTATATAcaaacttataagttagaaattgatttattaatctTTTATATAAACAGTACCAATAAAATGTAGCTATTCTGTTTTACTCATGTACTAAATTTGTATATGCTCTCTTGATCAGTTTATATTGCTTATAAAGAAATGAGCTCACAACAACTAAACACACACCAGCAAGCTCTTGTTTTTACCTGCTTTCTGTTTACTCACCTCTCTTGTCAATTAGTAACTTAATTAATAGCTCTAATATTGTTACCGTAGATATTCCTATATTACAATAATTAACTATTTATCAGTGATTAAGTCTAGGTTATTTACCAGCGTCCATTGTTGACCTAAGTCGCCTGCCGTCTATAAGTATCACGAGAACTAACTTATCTAGTAGTAGGTCATGTAAACATATATACTAACAAACCAATTAAAACGGAGTTTTACTTAATTATACTTAGGGCTTTTTTTTACACTAGTATAAAACATTTTGAGAAACATTCGGACAAGAGTATTGCGTTGGATAGGGTGTTCTGTCCTGTTTTGTCAATGTTGAGGTGCTCGAGTATGAAATAaccatttattttttgtttatagaGTCACAGCATaatgtttattataatttgattataaatgaatttataattttttttatttacctaATCTATAGTAACGACATTCCACAAACACGACGCTAGTATTTTAGGCGTCGGCGTTctaaaacataataatataagagGTCCAGTCCAATTGCATTCCTAGCTGGTCGACATTTCAATACCCGACACTATAACTAATTTAAGACATTGGCATTCTGAAGCCAGACGCATATAATGGTTTAATGTCGGTTAAATATGGAACGGATGCAGAAGGTCTAGAGAAATTGTCAATATGTGTCGGTTAAGCCAGCACCCGACACATATGACACATATGTGTCAATACGGTCGAAATTATATTTCGGTCGAAAttagccgcttttcttgtagtgtgagGTGTCTAAGACGACGGTTTCTTATAGAACCGACGCAGAAAGTGCGACgcataaaatcaattttatactGGCGTATAAAACGTCTGCATGTGAAATTGGTTGAAAGAGAGCTAAcaagattaaaatatattatcacgAAAGACGAGGTTCCCCGGTAGGAATGGGCATCGGGCCCCTTCGGGTCGGGGATTGCTATACccggccccgatccccgaatccaAACTCAATCCCTatccccggcccgatccccatcggggattatttttccatccccatccccggcccgatcgggattcggggatacccgcggtgattcggggatttttaatttaagctaaaatttctatttaaatacttaaattcataattacaATTAGTTtctaatatgtctaattaatacctaatcattttaataaacagatcttcaatgatttaattatgacctttttagttttaagacttatattaatagaaataattttttttttgaaacaatagaaataaatattaaaatttatttcaataaatttaattatattaaagaggtatataaacatgttaataaatgattataaacATGTGAAAATCCATGACTGAAGTTGACCTAAAGAGGTATATAGcatgttaataaatgattataatatatatatttatataatatataatatataatataataatcgggtcggggatcgggtcgACAATCGGGGAAAATCGGGCCGGGGGAATGTTAAAAACCGtacccgatccgatccccgattttttttcaaagtcatCCCCGTTCCCCGGCCCGTACCCGAAaaaatccccgaatccccgCACCATTCGAtgcggggatcgggtcgggatcGGGCGGGTCGGGATTAATGCCCATCCCTATTCCCCGGGCAGGTAgagaattactccctccgtccctcccatttcttatcgaatgggttgggcacggaggttaagaaatatgaataaagtagttcaaaatagaaagaaaagtgggtgaattGGTGGGACCcactaatttttaatgtataaaagggagatagtggagtaaaagtagtgtgaaaagaaaagaaaagtggagaagtggtgggacccattgaccatatttggtaagttttgaaatgtaaagaattggatgggacaccccaaaaaggaaagtgtaaagaaatggaagggacggagggagtagcttaTTACTGTAGATCATAACCCCATAGTGTCAAACTTCCGCAAAGCAAACAATTTTCAAGCATTATCCGAATCTGATCTAGACATGAGTTTTTGTGCTCAAACTGTCTTGCTAATGTGATTTAAAGATagcaagtccaagagaagcCTTAAATCATGTCCATAATCAAAATTTAGGGCATTTGATAAAAAGGATTgttccaacaatgtcctagtgatgccttgtATCACTAGTACAATCCATTtaagccctatttttgaggcattctctctccttgccctatcccatattttataataaattcctacaaatactctctttctctctctactttatattatgttttaatgatgaaagtgaacttttaataataaaatattaaacatatagtgaaaataaggcacattgttggagttgaagttggtagaatatgtcctaaactactaggacataattttttatattatatttagggctctaactaggacactgttggacttgctctaagtaaATAATAACACTATAGAAAACTTTTATTGAACATGCGATGGAGGTAGTAAACAACAGCGTCTAGATGCCAAGAATAGACCCATATAGGGGGTGTTTGGCAAACCGACTTCGGAGCTTTTTTAACATAGAAGTCGACTTCTACTTAAATGGAGGTGTTTGGCTAATTATGAGAAGCACTTATATTGAAGCTTAAAAGCCCCAAAAAAGAAGTTAGGAAACCTAGCTTATTTTGGGGATTTAGCTTCTTCTATCActtataatcaatatatattcaaacacttttaataacttataagtccaaatcaacttttcacttataatctacttatttattttaagcaataagtcactttttttaagtccAGCCAAACTGCCCCATAGtaataaaacatcattacaatTAATCACCAGTTATCAGGCTTATAAGGGTTGGATGGACTAACTGAGGAGGTTTACTGAGTCTTATCATTCTCACttaatgaaataattaaatttatctttttgGGACACTGCAAGCTTCTTTTTTCTGTCATCGACTCATCGTTCATACTACAAATTCTTTACtctttctaatttcaaaccgaaacttgaaattaattaattgggATGACCTATATATCATTAAGGTTCAAGTGAATtacatttttaactaaaaaatataagtaacaTATGAAAGCACAGATGATCCAGAAAGATTACATTAATGTCGgtactatattttatttaaaaagattaCACATATTGTTACCAAATGAAATTGCTCATTAAAACAGAGTACAAAGAAAAAGTTGCAATTCTATCGCCCGCTCATAAAATTATGAAGTTGAGGCATCTTTGGCGCTCTTCCCATAAATTTAAAAACGACAGATTATTAAAACACGGTGGAAAGTTCAGCTTAGTTAGCAATGAGGTAGGCCTCGATAGCTTTGAAGAGAGCGGTGTTCTGAGCATCTGCAAACTTGATGTTCTCTTCAGGAACGACGGCATCACCTTTAGTGTGGAATATGGCCGTGGTCTTGGTAATGCTACCCCCGTCAGCAGTTGGCACAACGACAAGATGGGTTTCAATGGATTCGATGAAGCCTAAAAGGATGTCTCCATCAATAACGGTGGAGTCGTATGTCAAGGCCTCCTTGTTGACTGCATCAGTTCTAACCGTCATTGAGGTGATCGGGCTACCTGCAGCAgagaattatatatgtattcaaaaaatttattaattgtaCAATGTCGGGAAATAATCCCCTCAAATTAATATGGTATCAGAAATGATACATCAACAAGATGGGGTGAGATATATAACTAACCTTCGGGAAGGGTGATAATTCTGACGGTTCCAGCTCCACCATCTCCTTTAACATCGACACTCTTGTAAGCTCCAGGGGCAGCCTTGGGGATAACTGTATCAACATCAAGGACAATGCCGCTGAATATTTTCTCTGCGGAGACTGAAGAAGTGATCTCGAGTGAATGGCTCTGGGCACCCATGACCTTTAGAATGTTTTTGCTAAAAATTAGTAGAAAGATTAAGCTCAAGGTTTGTGCTGGAAGATTGATGTGATGATAGTAGAGCACCAAGAGCACCTATTTATAGTACGCTAACATGAATGTTGAGGTGTTGATAAATATTATAGtaatgtattttttaattttaaaagtttaGGAAACGATTCTAATCTGTTAAAAGAAAAGTTAGTGCTGTGTTTGTTGAAATTTCAAAAGATATATTCTAGAAAGCATTCACTGGCTAGCTTGAGTTGAAAGGTCATAAATATACACCGGACAAACGTTGTTTAAACAATACAACGTGGGCATAAAGTTGCTCAATAATGTCCAAATTTAAAGTTAATTGATTGAAGAATTAACTTATACCTTGAAAAGAAAATACTCATGTTAGTATTAACATTTTAGAATACACGTGAACTTGGTTATGGTCCTATTTGGCCCAGTTTTGTTTACAAAGATGTTATCATTCAGATAAATAATTTCATGCGATGTAGACCGTTACATGAATTACATatgttaatttaaattctaGTTATATGTACTAATTCTATTTGCATTTATAATTGAGAAGATGGATTCCACTGATGCTCAATTTAGCTGTATAATTTAGGAGTTGGTTTCACTTAGAACCTATATAGACTTTGGGACTTTTTTTGCCCAAGAAATGAAATTTCACTAATTTATCAAATCGTTCAACATTACGTGAATGAAGTCCATGTGTGCATCATCTACACACCAAACACGATCAATGGTAGAATCAATATCTCACTGAGCGGTGGGCTACTTTATTTGCGTGTCATTTTGCAAACTGTAGTGACACCTGCTGATTCTTACTTCTCTTTGCATTCTTCGACTACTCGAACAAGGGATGAGAAAGGGTCGTTTggttaaacttaaaaaaagtgtcTCTTGCATAAAGTAAAGAAGTGCACCAGAAGtaagaagtaaattaagatttataagtgattaaattgtttgggaaagaagcagaagtcgtGAAACTAAAGTTAGTATTGTCGgttttttttaagtgcttctaaccttttacacaaacgggtcaagagaagtaGAAGCTGACTCTTTATAAAAAAAGCCATAAGCTGTCTTTCCCAAACATGCCCAAAGTGTTGTATAAGGGCCCGTTGTGCAGACATGTCACCCCTGTAATTTCCATAATACTTTGGTGCCACACTAACTCATTTCAGTTCTTCCATAGGGCCCAACTTAGCATTACCCTCCGATTTAACTCTTCACCTGGTTGAAAGTATTGCTCAACCATTCTAAAAAGGAAGCATGCTCTGTAGCTGTAATTAGACTCTCAACACTATCCCAATAAGTCTTGTAATTAGCGAACTGATGAGGTGTAACGAACGCATGAAGAGTAGTCTCTGCTTCAGCATTACAAACTGGGCAATAAGCATCAATCTCTTTCTCGATTGGGTGTTAGTTGGAAATTATTCTGTTGATGCTCTTCATaagaaatattttgtatttggAGGAATTTTAAGTTCGATAGACTAGAACATCTCCAGCTGTGTAATAAGAAGGTATCCTAAATATATAACACTTCAATTGACTCCGTATTGATTGACAACTCGAACAATGATCCCTATTTGccttccctattattattattattattattattattattattattattattattattattattattattattattattattatattatattcaaattttttgaacaaaaagataaaaaaaaatatgagaaagagTGTGCAAAAGGTGAGAGTTAAGTAAGGACTCTGTTGGCGTGAATTTTTGTGCATATTCTTCCattaccggtggaaagccccaaaattttttatttctcttcttttgtGTTTGCTTTTTTCTTCCAATAAAACTTCTTTGGCATTTGTTTTTCCGGATCTAAGGATTCAAAACCTTTTCCGATTTGGCCTTCTTTTCTTAGATCTCAATTCCACGGAACTACGGATTTCTCG is a window from the Daucus carota subsp. sativus chromosome 8, DH1 v3.0, whole genome shotgun sequence genome containing:
- the LOC108198848 gene encoding major allergen Dau c 1 gives rise to the protein MGAQSHSLEITSSVSAEKIFSGIVLDVDTVIPKAAPGAYKSVEVKGDGGAGTVRIITLPEGSPITTMTVRTDAVNKEALTYDSTVIDGDILLGFIESIETHLVVVPTADGGSITKTTAIFHTKGDAVVPEENIKFADAQNTALFKAIEAYLIAN
- the LOC108198850 gene encoding major allergen Dau c 1; protein product: MGAQSHSLEITSSVSAEKIFSGIVLDVDTVIPKAAPGAYKSVDVKGDGGAGTVRIITLPEGSPITSMTVRTDAVNKEALTYDSTVIDGDILLGFIESIETHLVVVPTADGGSITKTTAIFHTKGDAVVPEENIKFADAQNTALFKAIEAYLIAN